A single region of the Sus scrofa isolate TJ Tabasco breed Duroc chromosome 17, Sscrofa11.1, whole genome shotgun sequence genome encodes:
- the COMMD7 gene encoding COMM domain-containing protein 7 isoform X2 codes for MGRLHCTQDPVPEAVGGDMQQLNQLGAQQFSALTEVLFHFLTEPKEVERFLAQLSEFATTNQISLGPLRSIVKSFLLVPNGALKKSLTAEQVRADFLTLGRSPPKVAQSDSPAALHHAHVSFCSLLGLSEEKATYFSEKWKQNAPTLARWAIGQTLMINQLIDMEWKFGVTSGSSELEKVGSIFLQELEVKKLEPHTRNRKSSWTDWELWMRRRTQGHSLRRGEVARCCRLAQNQGVVALP; via the exons ATGGGTCGCCTGCACTGCACGCAGGACCCCGTGCCCGAGGCCGTGGGCGGCGACATGCAGCAGCTGAACCAGCTGGGCGCGCAG CAGTTCTCAGCCCTGACAGAAGTGCTCTTCCACTTCCTAACTGAGCCCAAAGAG GTGGAAAGGTTTCTGGCTCAGCTCTCTGAATTTGCCACCACAAATCAGATCAGTCTTGGCCCCCTCAGAAGCATCGTGAAGAGCTTCCTTCTGGTTCCAAATG GTGCCTTGAAGAAGAGTCTCACGGCTGAGCAGGTCCGGGCTGATTTCCTAACTCTGGGTAGGTCACCACCCAAGGTCGCTCAGAGTGACAGCCCTGCAGCTCTTCATCATGCTCATGTCtccttctgttctcttctaggtctTAGTGAGGAGAAAGCCACTTACTTTTCTGAAAAG tgGAAGCAGAATGCCCCCACCCTTGCTCGATGGGCCATAGGTCAGACTCTGATGATTAACCAGCTCATAGATATGGAGTGGAAATTTGGAG TGACGTCTGGGAGCAGCGAACTGGAGAAAGTGGGAAGTATTTTTTTACAA GAACTTGAAGTCAAGAAACTCGAGCCACACACAAGAAATCGTAAATCCTCGTGGACAGACTGGGAGCTGTGGATGAGGAGGAGGACGCAGGGTCACAGCCTTCGGCGAGGAGAGGTGGCCAGGTGCTGCAGGCTGGCCCAGAATCAGGGAGTGGTCGCTTTGCCCTGA
- the COMMD7 gene encoding COMM domain-containing protein 7 isoform X8, translated as MGRLHCTQDPVPEAVGGDMQQLNQLGAQQFSALTEVLFHFLTEPKEVERFLAQLSEFATTNQISLGPLRSIVKSFLLVPNGALKKSLTAEQVRADFLTLGLSEEKATYFSEKWKQNAPTLARWAIGQTLMINQLIDMEWKFGVTSGSSELEKVGSIFLQLKLVVKKGNQTENLYIELTLPQFYSFLHEMERVRTSMECFS; from the exons ATGGGTCGCCTGCACTGCACGCAGGACCCCGTGCCCGAGGCCGTGGGCGGCGACATGCAGCAGCTGAACCAGCTGGGCGCGCAG CAGTTCTCAGCCCTGACAGAAGTGCTCTTCCACTTCCTAACTGAGCCCAAAGAG GTGGAAAGGTTTCTGGCTCAGCTCTCTGAATTTGCCACCACAAATCAGATCAGTCTTGGCCCCCTCAGAAGCATCGTGAAGAGCTTCCTTCTGGTTCCAAATG GTGCCTTGAAGAAGAGTCTCACGGCTGAGCAGGTCCGGGCTGATTTCCTAACTCTGG gtctTAGTGAGGAGAAAGCCACTTACTTTTCTGAAAAG tgGAAGCAGAATGCCCCCACCCTTGCTCGATGGGCCATAGGTCAGACTCTGATGATTAACCAGCTCATAGATATGGAGTGGAAATTTGGAG TGACGTCTGGGAGCAGCGAACTGGAGAAAGTGGGAAGTATTTTTTTACAA TTAAAGTTGGTGGTTAAGAAAGGAAATCAAACTGAAAATTTATACATAG AATTAACCTTGCCTCAGTTCTACAGCTTCCTGCACGAGATGGAGCGAGTCAGAACCAGCATGGAGTGTTTCAGCTGA
- the COMMD7 gene encoding COMM domain-containing protein 7 isoform X12 has translation MEFPRQFSALTEVLFHFLTEPKEVERFLAQLSEFATTNQISLGPLRSIVKSFLLVPNGALKKSLTAEQVRADFLTLGLSEEKATYFSEKWKQNAPTLARWAIGQTLMINQLIDMEWKFGVTSGSSELEKVGSIFLQLKLVVKKGNQTENLYIELTLPQFYSFLHEMERVRTSMECFS, from the exons atggaatttcccagg CAGTTCTCAGCCCTGACAGAAGTGCTCTTCCACTTCCTAACTGAGCCCAAAGAG GTGGAAAGGTTTCTGGCTCAGCTCTCTGAATTTGCCACCACAAATCAGATCAGTCTTGGCCCCCTCAGAAGCATCGTGAAGAGCTTCCTTCTGGTTCCAAATG GTGCCTTGAAGAAGAGTCTCACGGCTGAGCAGGTCCGGGCTGATTTCCTAACTCTGG gtctTAGTGAGGAGAAAGCCACTTACTTTTCTGAAAAG tgGAAGCAGAATGCCCCCACCCTTGCTCGATGGGCCATAGGTCAGACTCTGATGATTAACCAGCTCATAGATATGGAGTGGAAATTTGGAG TGACGTCTGGGAGCAGCGAACTGGAGAAAGTGGGAAGTATTTTTTTACAA TTAAAGTTGGTGGTTAAGAAAGGAAATCAAACTGAAAATTTATACATAG AATTAACCTTGCCTCAGTTCTACAGCTTCCTGCACGAGATGGAGCGAGTCAGAACCAGCATGGAGTGTTTCAGCTGA
- the COMMD7 gene encoding COMM domain-containing protein 7 isoform X9, protein MGRLHCTQDPVPEAVGGDMQQLNQLGAQFSALTEVLFHFLTEPKEVERFLAQLSEFATTNQISLGPLRSIVKSFLLVPNGALKKSLTAEQVRADFLTLGLSEEKATYFSEKWKQNAPTLARWAIGQTLMINQLIDMEWKFGVTSGSSELEKVGSIFLQLKLVVKKGNQTENLYIELTLPQFYSFLHEMERVRTSMECFS, encoded by the exons ATGGGTCGCCTGCACTGCACGCAGGACCCCGTGCCCGAGGCCGTGGGCGGCGACATGCAGCAGCTGAACCAGCTGGGCGCGCAG TTCTCAGCCCTGACAGAAGTGCTCTTCCACTTCCTAACTGAGCCCAAAGAG GTGGAAAGGTTTCTGGCTCAGCTCTCTGAATTTGCCACCACAAATCAGATCAGTCTTGGCCCCCTCAGAAGCATCGTGAAGAGCTTCCTTCTGGTTCCAAATG GTGCCTTGAAGAAGAGTCTCACGGCTGAGCAGGTCCGGGCTGATTTCCTAACTCTGG gtctTAGTGAGGAGAAAGCCACTTACTTTTCTGAAAAG tgGAAGCAGAATGCCCCCACCCTTGCTCGATGGGCCATAGGTCAGACTCTGATGATTAACCAGCTCATAGATATGGAGTGGAAATTTGGAG TGACGTCTGGGAGCAGCGAACTGGAGAAAGTGGGAAGTATTTTTTTACAA TTAAAGTTGGTGGTTAAGAAAGGAAATCAAACTGAAAATTTATACATAG AATTAACCTTGCCTCAGTTCTACAGCTTCCTGCACGAGATGGAGCGAGTCAGAACCAGCATGGAGTGTTTCAGCTGA
- the COMMD7 gene encoding COMM domain-containing protein 7 isoform X3, with amino-acid sequence MGRLHCTQDPVPEAVGGDMQQLNQLGAQQFSALTEVLFHFLTEPKEVERFLAQLSEFATTNQISLGPLRSIVKSFLLVPNGALKKSLTAEQVRADFLTLGRSPPKVAQSDSPAALHHAHVSFCSLLGLSEEKATYFSEKWKQNAPTLARWAIGQTLMINQLIDMEWKFGVTSGSSELEKVGSIFLQLKLVVKKGNQTENLYIELTLPQFYSFLHEMERVRTSMECFS; translated from the exons ATGGGTCGCCTGCACTGCACGCAGGACCCCGTGCCCGAGGCCGTGGGCGGCGACATGCAGCAGCTGAACCAGCTGGGCGCGCAG CAGTTCTCAGCCCTGACAGAAGTGCTCTTCCACTTCCTAACTGAGCCCAAAGAG GTGGAAAGGTTTCTGGCTCAGCTCTCTGAATTTGCCACCACAAATCAGATCAGTCTTGGCCCCCTCAGAAGCATCGTGAAGAGCTTCCTTCTGGTTCCAAATG GTGCCTTGAAGAAGAGTCTCACGGCTGAGCAGGTCCGGGCTGATTTCCTAACTCTGGGTAGGTCACCACCCAAGGTCGCTCAGAGTGACAGCCCTGCAGCTCTTCATCATGCTCATGTCtccttctgttctcttctaggtctTAGTGAGGAGAAAGCCACTTACTTTTCTGAAAAG tgGAAGCAGAATGCCCCCACCCTTGCTCGATGGGCCATAGGTCAGACTCTGATGATTAACCAGCTCATAGATATGGAGTGGAAATTTGGAG TGACGTCTGGGAGCAGCGAACTGGAGAAAGTGGGAAGTATTTTTTTACAA TTAAAGTTGGTGGTTAAGAAAGGAAATCAAACTGAAAATTTATACATAG AATTAACCTTGCCTCAGTTCTACAGCTTCCTGCACGAGATGGAGCGAGTCAGAACCAGCATGGAGTGTTTCAGCTGA
- the COMMD7 gene encoding COMM domain-containing protein 7 isoform X13, which produces MGRLHCTQDPVPEAVGGDMQQLNQLGAQQFSALTEVLFHFLTEPKEVERFLAQLSEFATTNQISLGPLRSIVKSFLLVPNGALKKSLTAEQVRADFLTLGLSEEKATYFSEKWKQNAPTLARWAIGQTLMINQLIDMEWKFGVTSGSSELEKVGSIFLQN; this is translated from the exons ATGGGTCGCCTGCACTGCACGCAGGACCCCGTGCCCGAGGCCGTGGGCGGCGACATGCAGCAGCTGAACCAGCTGGGCGCGCAG CAGTTCTCAGCCCTGACAGAAGTGCTCTTCCACTTCCTAACTGAGCCCAAAGAG GTGGAAAGGTTTCTGGCTCAGCTCTCTGAATTTGCCACCACAAATCAGATCAGTCTTGGCCCCCTCAGAAGCATCGTGAAGAGCTTCCTTCTGGTTCCAAATG GTGCCTTGAAGAAGAGTCTCACGGCTGAGCAGGTCCGGGCTGATTTCCTAACTCTGG gtctTAGTGAGGAGAAAGCCACTTACTTTTCTGAAAAG tgGAAGCAGAATGCCCCCACCCTTGCTCGATGGGCCATAGGTCAGACTCTGATGATTAACCAGCTCATAGATATGGAGTGGAAATTTGGAG TGACGTCTGGGAGCAGCGAACTGGAGAAAGTGGGAAGTATTTTTTTACAA AATTAA
- the COMMD7 gene encoding COMM domain-containing protein 7 isoform X11 has protein sequence MGRLHCTQDPVPEAVGGDMQQLNQLGAQQFSALTEVLFHFLTEPKEVERFLAQLSEFATTNQISLGPLRSIVKSFLLVPNGALKKSLTAEQVRADFLTLGRSPPKVAQSDSPAALHHAHVSFCSLLGLSEEKATYFSEKWKQNAPTLARWAIGQTLMINQLIDMEWKFGVTSGSSELEKVGSIFLQN, from the exons ATGGGTCGCCTGCACTGCACGCAGGACCCCGTGCCCGAGGCCGTGGGCGGCGACATGCAGCAGCTGAACCAGCTGGGCGCGCAG CAGTTCTCAGCCCTGACAGAAGTGCTCTTCCACTTCCTAACTGAGCCCAAAGAG GTGGAAAGGTTTCTGGCTCAGCTCTCTGAATTTGCCACCACAAATCAGATCAGTCTTGGCCCCCTCAGAAGCATCGTGAAGAGCTTCCTTCTGGTTCCAAATG GTGCCTTGAAGAAGAGTCTCACGGCTGAGCAGGTCCGGGCTGATTTCCTAACTCTGGGTAGGTCACCACCCAAGGTCGCTCAGAGTGACAGCCCTGCAGCTCTTCATCATGCTCATGTCtccttctgttctcttctaggtctTAGTGAGGAGAAAGCCACTTACTTTTCTGAAAAG tgGAAGCAGAATGCCCCCACCCTTGCTCGATGGGCCATAGGTCAGACTCTGATGATTAACCAGCTCATAGATATGGAGTGGAAATTTGGAG TGACGTCTGGGAGCAGCGAACTGGAGAAAGTGGGAAGTATTTTTTTACAA AATTAA
- the COMMD7 gene encoding COMM domain-containing protein 7 isoform X5, translating to MGRLHCTQDPVPEAVGGDMQQLNQLGAQFSALTEVLFHFLTEPKEVERFLAQLSEFATTNQISLGPLRSIVKSFLLVPNGALKKSLTAEQVRADFLTLGLSEEKATYFSEKWKQNAPTLARWAIGQTLMINQLIDMEWKFGVTSGSSELEKVGSIFLQLKLVVKKGNQTENLYIGESKFPFEPFHFSHVLFSHWAREAPHQSFLQKRSHPRAVELPFCWLCSHE from the exons ATGGGTCGCCTGCACTGCACGCAGGACCCCGTGCCCGAGGCCGTGGGCGGCGACATGCAGCAGCTGAACCAGCTGGGCGCGCAG TTCTCAGCCCTGACAGAAGTGCTCTTCCACTTCCTAACTGAGCCCAAAGAG GTGGAAAGGTTTCTGGCTCAGCTCTCTGAATTTGCCACCACAAATCAGATCAGTCTTGGCCCCCTCAGAAGCATCGTGAAGAGCTTCCTTCTGGTTCCAAATG GTGCCTTGAAGAAGAGTCTCACGGCTGAGCAGGTCCGGGCTGATTTCCTAACTCTGG gtctTAGTGAGGAGAAAGCCACTTACTTTTCTGAAAAG tgGAAGCAGAATGCCCCCACCCTTGCTCGATGGGCCATAGGTCAGACTCTGATGATTAACCAGCTCATAGATATGGAGTGGAAATTTGGAG TGACGTCTGGGAGCAGCGAACTGGAGAAAGTGGGAAGTATTTTTTTACAA TTAAAGTTGGTGGTTAAGAAAGGAAATCAAACTGAAAATTTATACATAGGTGAGTCCAAATTCCCATTTGAGCCTTTTCACTTTTCCCATGTTCTCTTCAGTCACTGGGCTCGTGAAGCCCCCCACCAATCATTTCTCCAGAAAAGAAGTCATCCCCGAGCGGTGGAGTTGCCATTCTGCTGGCTTTGCTCCCATGAATAA
- the COMMD7 gene encoding COMM domain-containing protein 7 isoform X4 yields the protein MGRLHCTQDPVPEAVGGDMQQLNQLGAQQFSALTEVLFHFLTEPKEVERFLAQLSEFATTNQISLGPLRSIVKSFLLVPNGALKKSLTAEQVRADFLTLGLSEEKATYFSEKWKQNAPTLARWAIGQTLMINQLIDMEWKFGVTSGSSELEKVGSIFLQLKLVVKKGNQTENLYIGESKFPFEPFHFSHVLFSHWAREAPHQSFLQKRSHPRAVELPFCWLCSHE from the exons ATGGGTCGCCTGCACTGCACGCAGGACCCCGTGCCCGAGGCCGTGGGCGGCGACATGCAGCAGCTGAACCAGCTGGGCGCGCAG CAGTTCTCAGCCCTGACAGAAGTGCTCTTCCACTTCCTAACTGAGCCCAAAGAG GTGGAAAGGTTTCTGGCTCAGCTCTCTGAATTTGCCACCACAAATCAGATCAGTCTTGGCCCCCTCAGAAGCATCGTGAAGAGCTTCCTTCTGGTTCCAAATG GTGCCTTGAAGAAGAGTCTCACGGCTGAGCAGGTCCGGGCTGATTTCCTAACTCTGG gtctTAGTGAGGAGAAAGCCACTTACTTTTCTGAAAAG tgGAAGCAGAATGCCCCCACCCTTGCTCGATGGGCCATAGGTCAGACTCTGATGATTAACCAGCTCATAGATATGGAGTGGAAATTTGGAG TGACGTCTGGGAGCAGCGAACTGGAGAAAGTGGGAAGTATTTTTTTACAA TTAAAGTTGGTGGTTAAGAAAGGAAATCAAACTGAAAATTTATACATAGGTGAGTCCAAATTCCCATTTGAGCCTTTTCACTTTTCCCATGTTCTCTTCAGTCACTGGGCTCGTGAAGCCCCCCACCAATCATTTCTCCAGAAAAGAAGTCATCCCCGAGCGGTGGAGTTGCCATTCTGCTGGCTTTGCTCCCATGAATAA
- the COMMD7 gene encoding COMM domain-containing protein 7 isoform X1 produces the protein MGRLHCTQDPVPEAVGGDMQQLNQLGAQQFSALTEVLFHFLTEPKEVERFLAQLSEFATTNQISLGPLRSIVKSFLLVPNGALKKSLTAEQVRADFLTLGRSPPKVAQSDSPAALHHAHVSFCSLLGLSEEKATYFSEKWKQNAPTLARWAIGQTLMINQLIDMEWKFGVTSGSSELEKVGSIFLQLKLVVKKGNQTENLYIGESKFPFEPFHFSHVLFSHWAREAPHQSFLQKRSHPRAVELPFCWLCSHE, from the exons ATGGGTCGCCTGCACTGCACGCAGGACCCCGTGCCCGAGGCCGTGGGCGGCGACATGCAGCAGCTGAACCAGCTGGGCGCGCAG CAGTTCTCAGCCCTGACAGAAGTGCTCTTCCACTTCCTAACTGAGCCCAAAGAG GTGGAAAGGTTTCTGGCTCAGCTCTCTGAATTTGCCACCACAAATCAGATCAGTCTTGGCCCCCTCAGAAGCATCGTGAAGAGCTTCCTTCTGGTTCCAAATG GTGCCTTGAAGAAGAGTCTCACGGCTGAGCAGGTCCGGGCTGATTTCCTAACTCTGGGTAGGTCACCACCCAAGGTCGCTCAGAGTGACAGCCCTGCAGCTCTTCATCATGCTCATGTCtccttctgttctcttctaggtctTAGTGAGGAGAAAGCCACTTACTTTTCTGAAAAG tgGAAGCAGAATGCCCCCACCCTTGCTCGATGGGCCATAGGTCAGACTCTGATGATTAACCAGCTCATAGATATGGAGTGGAAATTTGGAG TGACGTCTGGGAGCAGCGAACTGGAGAAAGTGGGAAGTATTTTTTTACAA TTAAAGTTGGTGGTTAAGAAAGGAAATCAAACTGAAAATTTATACATAGGTGAGTCCAAATTCCCATTTGAGCCTTTTCACTTTTCCCATGTTCTCTTCAGTCACTGGGCTCGTGAAGCCCCCCACCAATCATTTCTCCAGAAAAGAAGTCATCCCCGAGCGGTGGAGTTGCCATTCTGCTGGCTTTGCTCCCATGAATAA
- the COMMD7 gene encoding COMM domain-containing protein 7 isoform X7, with protein sequence MEFPRQFSALTEVLFHFLTEPKEVERFLAQLSEFATTNQISLGPLRSIVKSFLLVPNGALKKSLTAEQVRADFLTLGLSEEKATYFSEKWKQNAPTLARWAIGQTLMINQLIDMEWKFGVTSGSSELEKVGSIFLQLKLVVKKGNQTENLYIGESKFPFEPFHFSHVLFSHWAREAPHQSFLQKRSHPRAVELPFCWLCSHE encoded by the exons atggaatttcccagg CAGTTCTCAGCCCTGACAGAAGTGCTCTTCCACTTCCTAACTGAGCCCAAAGAG GTGGAAAGGTTTCTGGCTCAGCTCTCTGAATTTGCCACCACAAATCAGATCAGTCTTGGCCCCCTCAGAAGCATCGTGAAGAGCTTCCTTCTGGTTCCAAATG GTGCCTTGAAGAAGAGTCTCACGGCTGAGCAGGTCCGGGCTGATTTCCTAACTCTGG gtctTAGTGAGGAGAAAGCCACTTACTTTTCTGAAAAG tgGAAGCAGAATGCCCCCACCCTTGCTCGATGGGCCATAGGTCAGACTCTGATGATTAACCAGCTCATAGATATGGAGTGGAAATTTGGAG TGACGTCTGGGAGCAGCGAACTGGAGAAAGTGGGAAGTATTTTTTTACAA TTAAAGTTGGTGGTTAAGAAAGGAAATCAAACTGAAAATTTATACATAGGTGAGTCCAAATTCCCATTTGAGCCTTTTCACTTTTCCCATGTTCTCTTCAGTCACTGGGCTCGTGAAGCCCCCCACCAATCATTTCTCCAGAAAAGAAGTCATCCCCGAGCGGTGGAGTTGCCATTCTGCTGGCTTTGCTCCCATGAATAA
- the COMMD7 gene encoding COMM domain-containing protein 7 isoform X10 has protein sequence MGRLHCTQDPVPEAVGGDMQQLNQLGAQQFSALTEVLFHFLTEPKEVERFLAQLSEFATTNQISLGPLRSIVKSFLLVPNGALKKSLTAEQVRADFLTLGRSPPKVAQSDSPAALHHAHVSFCSLLGLSEEKATYFSEKWKQNAPTLARWAIGQTLMINQLIDMEWKFGVTSGSSELEKVGSIFLQVSQRLSGAS, from the exons ATGGGTCGCCTGCACTGCACGCAGGACCCCGTGCCCGAGGCCGTGGGCGGCGACATGCAGCAGCTGAACCAGCTGGGCGCGCAG CAGTTCTCAGCCCTGACAGAAGTGCTCTTCCACTTCCTAACTGAGCCCAAAGAG GTGGAAAGGTTTCTGGCTCAGCTCTCTGAATTTGCCACCACAAATCAGATCAGTCTTGGCCCCCTCAGAAGCATCGTGAAGAGCTTCCTTCTGGTTCCAAATG GTGCCTTGAAGAAGAGTCTCACGGCTGAGCAGGTCCGGGCTGATTTCCTAACTCTGGGTAGGTCACCACCCAAGGTCGCTCAGAGTGACAGCCCTGCAGCTCTTCATCATGCTCATGTCtccttctgttctcttctaggtctTAGTGAGGAGAAAGCCACTTACTTTTCTGAAAAG tgGAAGCAGAATGCCCCCACCCTTGCTCGATGGGCCATAGGTCAGACTCTGATGATTAACCAGCTCATAGATATGGAGTGGAAATTTGGAG TGACGTCTGGGAGCAGCGAACTGGAGAAAGTGGGAAGTATTTTTTTACAA
- the COMMD7 gene encoding COMM domain-containing protein 7 isoform X6, which translates to MGRLHCTQDPVPEAVGGDMQQLNQLGAQQFSALTEVLFHFLTEPKEVERFLAQLSEFATTNQISLGPLRSIVKSFLLVPNGALKKSLTAEQVRADFLTLGRSPPKVAQSDSPAALHHAHVSFCSLLGLSEEKATYFSEKWKQNAPTLARWAIGQTLMINQLIDMEWKFGVTSGSSELEKVGSIFLQKRQARNDLDHQRCSGRILK; encoded by the exons ATGGGTCGCCTGCACTGCACGCAGGACCCCGTGCCCGAGGCCGTGGGCGGCGACATGCAGCAGCTGAACCAGCTGGGCGCGCAG CAGTTCTCAGCCCTGACAGAAGTGCTCTTCCACTTCCTAACTGAGCCCAAAGAG GTGGAAAGGTTTCTGGCTCAGCTCTCTGAATTTGCCACCACAAATCAGATCAGTCTTGGCCCCCTCAGAAGCATCGTGAAGAGCTTCCTTCTGGTTCCAAATG GTGCCTTGAAGAAGAGTCTCACGGCTGAGCAGGTCCGGGCTGATTTCCTAACTCTGGGTAGGTCACCACCCAAGGTCGCTCAGAGTGACAGCCCTGCAGCTCTTCATCATGCTCATGTCtccttctgttctcttctaggtctTAGTGAGGAGAAAGCCACTTACTTTTCTGAAAAG tgGAAGCAGAATGCCCCCACCCTTGCTCGATGGGCCATAGGTCAGACTCTGATGATTAACCAGCTCATAGATATGGAGTGGAAATTTGGAG TGACGTCTGGGAGCAGCGAACTGGAGAAAGTGGGAAGTATTTTTTTACAA